The genomic stretch TCATCAATACCATTACTCCTAATGAGGCCATCAGGTTACTGGAACAGTTCTACGCCGGAAAAATTCTGAATAAAGAACATACGAAATGGTTATATACAGCAATGCTCAACAATGCAACCGGAGTTAAAAGACTTAAAGGTAAGCTGCCCAAAGATGTTAAAGTTGCCCATCGTACCGGAACTTCATTCACCAATAAAGCCGGAATGACAGGGGCAATCAATGACTATGGAATTATTGAACTCTCGGATAAAAAAAGAATATATATTGCTGTTCTTGTTCATGACACTTATGAAACATTTGAAAACTCTGAAGCCATCATTGCAGATATTGCCAAAGCAGCGTATGATTATTACAATAAATAATAAGTCATGGTCAGAATAAAATTATTTTTCACTCTTACGATTTCCATTTTGGGTTCTTTTTCGGGAAAAGCACAAAAAATAACGGCTTATTCAAAAAAGATTGACAGCATCATAGCCACTTCTACCCCATTGAAATTCAATGGAGTGGTTTTAGTTTCCCAAAATGGAAAAAACAGATACCTGAAGGCAAACGGATTTAAAGATTTTGAAAAAAAAGTTCCTTTAAAAACCAACGATCAGTTTGAAATCATGTCAAACTCTAAACAAATCACTGCCGTTTTGATTGTACAGGCTGCTGAACAGGGAAAACTTGATCTTAAGACTCCCATAAAAAAATACCTTCCAACACTTACCCAGTCTTGGGCTGACACGGTAACTGTTCACAATCTTTTAAATCATACCCATGGAATAATAGACCTGGATAAACCTGCTGCATTTAAAGCCGGTTCCCAGTTTAAATACGGAAATCTTTCTTATAAGCTTCTAGGAGAAATCCTTCAAAACACAACCGGAAAAAGCTTTACAGAACTGGCCAACACTCTCTTCAAAAAGCTGAAGATGGAGAAAACATTTGTATATAACAGTAAAAATAATCAGGCTCTGGTTCCAGGATATAGAAGTGAACATAACCAATTCGAAAAAGTGGAAGAATCATTTCTCAATGATGATATTGCCCCTGCAGCTGGAGTTATTTCCACAGTAGAGGACCTCGCTAAGTGGGATCAGGCATTATTTAAAGGAAAACTTCTTTCACCTCAGTTTCAAAAGCTGATTCTCACTCCTTCTACTTCATCTCAACATAATGTCTTTGGTAAGGAAAGCATGGGATTTGGGTACAATATCAGATTCATCAAAGAAGCCGGACTCGATTATTATGCCGTGACAGGACTTGGTGACGGCTTTACCTGTCTGAATGTATATTTCCCATCAACAGATACAAGTTTGATTATTCTTGAAAACCAAATGCCAAGAAACAGTGAACACTGGAGCCTGCAGGAAGCTGCCATCAAAAATGTGATGCTAAAAAGTATTACTTCAAAATAATTTTTAAGAATAACATCAACAGCATCTATTTTGATTGCTGCTCTTTTTTTACAGGTTTTTTCCTTATCAAATATTTTCACAGCTCAGATGAAATCAATTTATTTCCCGTACAAAAATATTTTCATCTGCTTTTTGTGTCTTTCCAAAATATATGCAGTATAAATGGGGATACTTTTCATCGCTTTATGATCATTGCCCTGATTATTTTCTTTATTGCAAAATTAACTATTTCTAAGCTTCAAAAAGTTCTGTGATCTGTAACTGCTATTATTCTTGTTTTTCTCTCTGATTGTTTATTGGTTTAGTCAGAGATTTGAAAGAGAAAGACATTCCAGACCTGCAATTGAAGAGCTTTACCAATAAACACACAGATCATTTATCCTTTAAAATCATGTATTTAATACCCGTACAAGGTTTCTCAATACAGAATCTGTACAATAAACCACCAATCAGACAACCTAGCATACAAACAAACAGGCATACCGTATCTGAATTTTCAAGATTAAAACGATCAAAAAGCACCTGAACCATGTGAATAATTCCCTTGTGAGAAAGATAAACCGCGTAAGACAAAGCAGCCAGTTGGGTAGTAACATAGGATTTATTCTTTGAAAGAAATGACGATACTGAAACAGCTGACAGAACAATAAAACCATAGCTTATTGCCACCAAAGTAAACCCAAGTACGGACCCTTCATTTGACGCCTGTTCATTACAAATCCAAAATGAAATGCCCAACAACAGGAGTCCTACAAGGAAAAGCCTATTTCCATTTTGATGGACCATTCTTTTAAAACCAACGGAATATTGCATACAATAGCCGATAAGAACTCCTATTCCAAGCCCATCTAATCTTGTATGGGTTGGATAATATATTTTCATGTACCATGTACGCCAGAATTCCAGAGAATTATGATCTTTTCCAATCATAAATCCATTCCATGTCACAGCTCTCATGATCAGAGAAAAAATGATAATGAAAAGAATCAAAACAGCAAAGTATTTAAATAATCTTGAAGGCATCATCACCCAAAGAAACAAAGGTAGAATAAGATAAAATTGCTCTTCAATACATAAAGACCATGCATGAGAAAATGTTCCCCGGCTAATCACATCCAACCCATAGTTCTGCGTGAAGGTTATAAATTTCCATAAAGAGGGTAAAGCTTCACGTTCCCTGAAAAAAGGGACTGAAAAGTACAGAAAGAGTGTAAAAAAATAGGCCGGAATGATTCTGAAAAAACGTTTGATATAAAATGTCTTTAAATTTATCGTTCCCCTATCATTCATCTCTTTAAACAGTTGCCCTGAGATCAGGAAACCACTCAATACAAAAAAGAGATCAACCCCACTCCAGCCAAATCTCCCGATCATGTCAATCCATTCCGGAT from Chryseobacterium indologenes encodes the following:
- a CDS encoding serine hydrolase domain-containing protein; protein product: MVRIKLFFTLTISILGSFSGKAQKITAYSKKIDSIIATSTPLKFNGVVLVSQNGKNRYLKANGFKDFEKKVPLKTNDQFEIMSNSKQITAVLIVQAAEQGKLDLKTPIKKYLPTLTQSWADTVTVHNLLNHTHGIIDLDKPAAFKAGSQFKYGNLSYKLLGEILQNTTGKSFTELANTLFKKLKMEKTFVYNSKNNQALVPGYRSEHNQFEKVEESFLNDDIAPAAGVISTVEDLAKWDQALFKGKLLSPQFQKLILTPSTSSQHNVFGKESMGFGYNIRFIKEAGLDYYAVTGLGDGFTCLNVYFPSTDTSLIILENQMPRNSEHWSLQEAAIKNVMLKSITSK
- a CDS encoding acyltransferase family protein, coding for MTRDYSERLYGLDHLRALAIVLVVLFHYRAFKHPEWIDMIGRFGWSGVDLFFVLSGFLISGQLFKEMNDRGTINLKTFYIKRFFRIIPAYFFTLFLYFSVPFFREREALPSLWKFITFTQNYGLDVISRGTFSHAWSLCIEEQFYLILPLFLWVMMPSRLFKYFAVLILFIIIFSLIMRAVTWNGFMIGKDHNSLEFWRTWYMKIYYPTHTRLDGLGIGVLIGYCMQYSVGFKRMVHQNGNRLFLVGLLLLGISFWICNEQASNEGSVLGFTLVAISYGFIVLSAVSVSSFLSKNKSYVTTQLAALSYAVYLSHKGIIHMVQVLFDRFNLENSDTVCLFVCMLGCLIGGLLYRFCIEKPCTGIKYMILKDK